Part of the Nostoc sp. ATCC 53789 genome, CAAGGTTTAGCACTAACTTTTACCAGTTCTGCAACATAAAAATTCATGTAGTTCAGCATCCAAGTGCCGAATATCAATGCCACGCTACTAATAGTGGCAACGCAGAGAATACAAAAAATACCGTAGTGCAATAAATGGTCTGGTAAAAATAAATTGAGTGAACCTTCCATACCTTCGCCCGTGCGAATCCAGTGAAACATCTCTGTAGTGTATGACTGTCCACGGAGGATGACTTTTGCTGCTGTTTCTGGTGCGATCGCAGTTGCTACAATTACAGCAATACTCTGCAACACTCCCCACAGCAACATCCACCAAAAAGCACTTTTATATTGTTGACGACGCACTTGTAACAAGAAAATGGGATAGGGAACAGCAGTACCTAAAATCGGCATCAACCAGGGAACTCCAAAAACAAAACTTGCTGTTGTGCTGAGGATAACACCAATCACTAAAAAGATTACTATCATCATAAGTAATTCAAAATTCAAGAATAATAAACATATTTGTAGTCTTTCTTCTGACTATTTGCTTTATAACAATTGAATTTGTAATAAACCTCATCTATGTTGAAACCTAGAGTTTTTTAAAAGATATATTTATGTAGGTTGGTTGGAGTGAAACGCAACCCAACATTATCAGCTTATTTATGTTGGGTTACGCTATCGCTGCACCCAACCTACAAAGCTTATAGTCAGCTAAGTCGGTAGACATAATTAAATATAAAATAAACTCTTAGTTTGTAGTGAGCGATTTATCGCTCAGAGTAAGGATTATCAGGACTAAAGTCCTTACTACAAACTTGAAATTTATTTATGCCTAGATACTTATCACCCTGATATTTGCAATCTTCTATGTAAAGAAAAACCTATAGGGAAAAAATAATAAACTAAAGCATATATGGGTACTTTAGTCAATAGTTTTGATCCCCTTTTAATCACTTATCTGAGAGCGCTGACAACCTAAAATTTTGTTTCAAACTGCTAAAGTCCGATTGGGAAATCGGGGTTTTATGTCATGATGACATACTAGAATATATATGCCTTTCTAACTACAGGGAATCTCACATGGCTCTCCGTCTAGGTGACACAGTACCCAACTTTACGCAAGCCTCAACACACGGCGACATCGATTTTTACCAATGGGCAGGTGACAGCTGGGTTGTGCTGTTCTCTCACCCTGCTGATTTTACACCTGTTTGTACAACAGAACTCGGCACAGTTGCCAAGCTAAAACCAGAATTTGACAAGCGCAATGTCAAAGCGATCGCACTCAGCGTTGATGACGTAGAATCTCACAAAGGCTGGGTTGGAGATATTGAAGAAACTCAAAGCACCACCCTTAACTACCCAATTTTGGCGGATGCAGATCGTAAGGTTTCTGAACTTTACGACATGATCCACCCCAATGCTAATGCGACTGTGACAGTGCGATCGGTTTTCGTGATTGACCCCAATAAGAAACTCCGCCTAAGTTTCACCTATCCTCCCAGCACGGGACGTAACTTTGATGAAATTTTGCGGGTAATTGATTCTCTGCAATTGACTGATAATTACAGCGTGGCGACACCAGCTGACTGGAAAGATGGAGAGGATGTTGTAATTGTCCCCTCACTGAAAGATCCAGAAGTACTTAAAGAGAAATTCCCCAAAGGTTACGAGGAAATCAAACCCTATCTGCGGATGACTCCTCAGCCTAACAAGTAAATCTGAGAATGATTTCGGATAAAAAGCAAAGGCGCAAAGATATAACTTTGCGTCTTTGTTTCTTTGGGTGAGAATATAGTTAGTGGGCTAGGCATCCGAACCTGGAGGAAATCTCGATGTTTTCATCCCCTTTGGTTTTGCAAATTCCGTCATCAATGCAAATGACAGACGAACAATTTTTTGATTTCTGTCAGATGAATCGAGACTTACGCATTGAGCGAAATAAATTTGGAGAGATATCAATTATGCCGCCTACAGGTGGTACAACAGGCAACCGTGGAGGCAACATCTTTGGGCAACTGTGGGTGTGGTCGGAACAAGATAGTACAGGTATAACTTTTGACTCTAGTACTGGATTTAAACTATCAACAGGTGCAAACAGATCGCCAGATGCTTCTTGGATTAAGCTAGAACGGTGGAATTCTCTGTCTCCAAAACAACAAGAAAAGTTTGTACCCATTTGTCCAGATTTTGTAGTGGAACTCAAATCTCCTAGCGACAACCTTCAGACTTTGAAGGAAAAAATGGAGGAATATATGAATGAGCCAGGAATACAGTTAGGCTGGTTGATTGACCGTAAGCAGCGTAAAGTTTATATTTATCGTCCTGGATTGCCAGAGGAATGTTTGGATAATCCTGCTAGTCTAAGCGGTGAGTCGGTATTGCCTGGGTTTATTTTGAATATGAGTAAAATTTGGTAAGAAAATTTTATTTAAATTTAGGCTGACGACGATACAGCAATTTAAATTGGGAAATTGGTGTGACATCTAAGGGTAATTGAATGGTAAAAGTGCTACCTTTACCTAATTGGCTCTGCACATTTAAACTACCTTGGTGTGAATGAATAATTGCCTGAGCGATCGCTAACCCTAATCCAGAACCACCAGTTTTACGAGAGCGATCGCTATTTACCCGGTAAAAGCGATCAAAAATCCGAGTCAGTTCCTGGTGGGGAATACCAATACCTGTATCTTGAACTTGAATCACAGCATAGTTTTCACTGCGATCTAAGACAACAGTTACCTTTCCAAATTGTGGCGTGTATTGAATTGCATTGATAATTAAATTAGAAACCAGACGATAAAGTTGCTCAGAATCACCTACGATATTTAGAGGTTGCTCGACTCTGATTGCAGATGTCAGCGTCACTTTGGCAGAAAAGGCGATCGCTGCAAATTCCTCTATTAAGTCATTGACAATATCATTTAAGCAACATTCATGTCGTAATGGCAGAGGTTGCCGATCTAGGCGAGCCAAGAGGAGCAAATCAACAACTAAAGAAGTAAGCCGATGATTCTGACGGTTTATAGTTTGTAGAATTTCCCGCGCTTCGATTTCATCCAATTTCGGCATCAACAAGGCTGATTCCACCGTTGCTTGTGTTGCAGCTAAAGGTGTTCGCAATTCATGTGCGACATCTGCTGTAAATTGTTGGATTTGTCTATAGGATTGATAGATAGGTTGCATCGCCAATCCTGCTAACCACCAGCTAGCAATACTAACCACAACCATCGTGGTAGGCAATCCTACGACTAAAATTAATTTAACAGCATCCAGATAACTATTGAAATCTTCCAGACTTCGCCCCACTTGGATGTATCCCCAATCACGATTGTCTTGAGTGTGCAGTCCAAATGAAATTTGGTGGTATGGGTTGCCTTTGCTGTCTTTGAGAGTTTGCCAAAGTTTTTTATTAAAGACTAGAGAAAGTTCATCTGGATGAGAACCTGCGATCGCAATCAAGCGTCCTGAATTATCAAAAAAACGTACATAGTAGTAGCCTTGATGAATTGCGCTGAGAATATGCCTTTTAGAACTTGACTGCTGTTGAATGCAGCTTTCCCCAATTACACAAATATTTGGTAAAAGCTGCTTTACGACTGCTTCAATGCGTCCGGGTTGCTTTAGTTTCAGTTCGATACTGTCGTGTATCGTTCCCGCGACAGATTCCAGTTCTCGGTCTAATGCTACCCAATGGGCATGAGATACGGCTTTGTATACGCCGAATCCGCACAGACTTAAAATCACAGCCATGACAAGCGCATACCACAGAGCCAAACGTACCCGCGTTAGGTTAAAGAGTTTATTTTGATTCATAATCCACGTAGTTAGTAGCCATGCAGCTTGAGCCTTACAAGGAAAACAGTTAGATAGAATTTATAAATCCTAAAAATGGTCGAGTCAGGCTATTGCTGCGCGGTCGAAGGTGCGACCCTAACGGATGGATAAACTCATACTGTTTCGAGATATTAAGCGAAACAACCTACTAACTACAATAAGCCAGACTGCTTAATCTAGGAGTATTTACTAAGTCAGTATTGGCTATCCAACCATTACCGGATAACTCTCCAGGGAAACTTCTGGAAAGGTCGATTTCTACCCAAATGTAATTTTCAGATTGGTATGACTTAACTACATTACCTGTAACCAAGTTCACAAACACGATTGCGTTTGGATAAAGTGTTGTAATATAATCTCCTTTTAGACTTGCTTGGCGACGTAGAGTTTCAGTTTGCACAATTTGCCGACATACACTGCCAATAGTAGGCTTACTTAACAGGTTTTGAGTGTTGTTATTTGTCTGACAAAATTTCAGCGCAGCAGTTTGAATAAACCCTGAACTCGGAGATTTAATTCTGACAAATCTATCTCCACTAACTGGTATATATGCTAAAGTAATCCTTGTTTGTGCCGACAATATTCTGATAGCATTGGATGATGTTGAAGGTTCTTTAAAAATTGGAGTATCTACTTTAGTTGCACGACAACTCGACTGTGAAGAATTGGAGGGAATCTGGGTGATTTGAGCAAATACAGGTACACTCAGAGCGAACGTAGCAATCTTTACTAAAGTAAAAATAGACAATAACTTCTGAAATTCCACGCTTTTTCCTCAATATCAGTTACGTGAAGACTGTACATTATATTTGGAACTTATAAACTCTGACGTTAAAAAATGAGTTTAGAGTGAATACCAATGGTTCCTAATTTTCTACTATCACAAGTTAATCAACTAACAGATCCAACAGCAATACCAATACTGTTCGGTTGTTGTGGAGATAGTGATTTGATTGACAGTAGAAAAGTACATAGATATGTAGTACTTAAAGTGTAACTTTTTCCTGAAACTGCTTCCCAGTATAAAATGCAGGCACTTTGGTAGCCAGAATTGTTATTGTCTCATTGGTTTTTTACCTAAAAATTGCTGTAAGAACGGGGGCTTTCATCGGTGAGATTGAAACGATATCCCACACCATGCATAGTTTCAATGGGGTTCCCACAGCCACTACTGGCTAATCTGCGACGCAGCAAACGTATTTGAGCCGCCACAACATTACTAACGGGTTCTGCACTCACCTCCCAAAGCTGATTGCGAATCTGTTCAGTTGTAACAATTTGGTGCGGATGCTTCATAAAATACTCTAGTAGCTGGAATTCTTTATTAGTTAAAGGAATAACCTGTTTATCCCCTTGATGGTTCTGACTGACAACCATACTGTTGCTGTAATCGAGAGTCAGGTTGCCAACAGTTAACTCCTTGGATTGAAATTGGGGCGATCGCCTCTGCAAAGCACGCAACCGCGCCAACAATTCTGCCATACCAAAAGGCTTCACTAAATAATCATCAGCACCTGCATCCAATCCAGCAACTTTATCTTCCATCCTATCTTTAGCTGTCAGCATCAAAACTGGCAGAGGATTACGCCGTGTTCGTAGCCGACTACACAGTTCTAACCCAGACAATCCCGGCAACATCCAATCGATAATAGCCAAAGTGTACTGCGTCCACTGGTTTTCTAGATAATCCCATGCCTCATTACCATCTAAAACCCAGTCAACTACATACTTTTCCAGATTCAAGGTACGCTTAATTGCCGAACCCAAATCTGGCTCATCTTCGACTAGCAGGATTCTCATATAATTTATCCGCCAACAATTAATTTGTATCTCTCAAACTCTAATTTCTCCGTGTTCTCTGTGGCTCTGTGGTTCGTTATTGCTTACATATTTATTTATTAAAACTAAAACGCCCATCTACTTTTTTGCCATCAACATCTACAAACATCTTCACTTGATATTGACCTGAAGATTTTTCTGGCAGCAAAACAGTATAGTGTTTACCTTCTTGATCATAAGTAAGATTTAAAGTTTTCTGGCTTCCATCAGGTGTCTGAACTTGAGCCTTTACTTTAGCATTAGATATTGCTTCGTGATTGTCGCCTTTTAGCAAATAGAAATCCATGTGAGTTCCATTAGCTTCTTTCTCAGGTACAAACTCTAAATGATAGGCTCCTGTCTCCACCACTTGACCTCCTTTAGATTCACCGTCCTGGCTAGATGTTTTGGCAGTCGGCGAAGCTGGAGAATTAGCATTTGAGGTAGAAATAGCTGGACTTTTTTCTGTATTAGCCGCTTGATTACTATTACTACAAGCTCCCAAATAAAGCAGTCCTAAACTTCCTATAACAATTAAGCTAGATTTTAGTGAAATCATTGATTTACTCCAAATCATAATCATAAACAAATCTCAAATCGCAACTATAATACTTAATTTTTGGCGACATCAATCTTTTGTAAGAAAATAGTATTATTAGGAACCAAAAACTTTCTAAACTGAGAATACAAAGCTGGAATAACTAATAGTGTTAATGCTGTCGAGGTAAATAAGCCACCTAACACTACTATCGAAAGTGGTTGCAAAATTTCTTTACCAGGGCCACTGTCAACTACTAATGGTGTTAATCCTAAAGCTGAGGTGAAAGCTGTCATTAAAATAGCGTTCAGGCGTTCCATTGAACCTTTAATAAGCACTTCTTTAAGAGGCATTCTTTCACCAAATTTGGTATTGTAATTATCTACCAAAAGCAAACCATTACGAGTGGCAACTCCAAATAGAGTGATAAAGCCAACTAAAGAAGCAATAGAAATCACACCATCTGTCAAAGCTACTGAAAATACTCCTCCCACCAATGCCAAAGGTAAGTTAATCATAATCATGATGGTAGAAGGGATAGATTTGACTGAAAGATACATAATTACTGTAATGACGACAAAAGCGATCGCACTAGAAATTAAGATATTCTGGGTGGCTCGTTCTTGCGCCTCAAACTGCCCTGCATATTGAATATAGTAACCAGAGGGAGGATGCACTTGTTGGTTAACTTTATCTCGAATTTCATTGACAATAGAGCGCAAATCTCTACCGCTAGCATTAGCCGAAACAACAATCAAGCGGGAAACATTTTCTCGGTTAATCGTATTTGGTCCTGTGCCATTGTTAATTATGGCAACTTGTGACAAAGGAATCTTTTGTCCGTTAGGAGTATCAACTAATAAATTGCCAATAGTATCCAAATTTTGACGCGCATCTGGTTTTAACCACACAACTAAGTCAAAAGTTTGTTGTTTCTCCAAAACTTGGGAAACTACTTTCCCATTGAGAGTAGTTTCAACAATTTTAGAAAGTTTTCCTGCTGTTAAACCATATCGAGAAGCAGCTTGGCGGTTAAACTTAATTTGTATTTGTTCGACTGGTACTTGAGGCTCTAGTTGTAAATCAACAACACCATTAACGGTTTTCATTACTTCATTTACTTGGCTCCCAATGATGCGGAGTTCTTCTAATTCTGAACCAAAAATTTTGATTGCGATCGCACTTCTCACACCAGACAAAACCTCATCCATCTGGTGAGAGATAAAACCACCAATATTTGGTGCTACTCCTGGTAATTTAGCAAACTCTTCCCGCAGCTTTTTAATAGTTCCCTTCCTATCTTCCATCGCTGCTTTGCTCAACTCGATATCCAAATGTCCGAAATTTACCCCTGCTGCATCTGCATCGCCAGGCGCACGTCCAGAACGCAACTGCACATAGGGAAATCTAGAGTCTCCCTTCAGCGCGTCTTGAAGTGCTTCTCCAGCTGCATTGGTGGCTTCCAAAGATACACCAGGATAAAGAGTGAGAGTATTCACTAAAGTTTGTTCTTGAAATTCTGGTAAAAACACTCTTCCAAAGGAGGGAGCAATTACAGCAGCCGCTACTAAACTGGCAACAGCTAGGGTTAAAATAATTCCAGAATGCCGCAGAGAAAATTCTAACAGTGGATGATAAAGCTTCTTAAAAAATCTTGCGATCCAAGGCTCCTTTTCTGGCAAGTTACCGTAAGGTAATAAGATTGCACATAATGCCGGAGTTACTGTCAACGCTGTGATACTAGAACCGATAACTGCCGCTATATACCCTAATCCCATTGGGATAAAAATACTACCTTCTACACCAGCTAATGCAAAAACTGGGGAGAAGACAACTAGGGTGATTATAGTGCCTCCAAAAAGTGAATCACGCACCTCTTGACAACCGTGAAAAACTACATCTAAAACTGGGCGCGGGTTGGAGGAGTATTTATTCTCTCGCAGGTTACGATAGACGTTTTCGGCATCGACAATTGCATCATCAACGGCTGAACCAATTGATACTGCTAATCCTCCCAAGGTCATGGTATTTAAACCTTGTCCTAGCCAATTTAGTAATAGTAGTCCTATGAGTAAAGATAAGGGTAGGGTCGTTAGGCAAACAGCTAGATTCCGCCAATTCATCAAAAATGGAATCAGGATAATTGCAACAATAATACTGCCTTCAATCAAAGCTTCTCTAACATTTTCAATAGAAGAATCAATATAGTTTTCTTGTCGGAAGGTAGGGGTGATATTAATATCTTTGGGTAGGGCAGATTTTACTTCTGACATCGCCTGTTCTATAGCACGGGTAACGGTAGGAGTATCGGCTTGAGGCTGTTTATTAATCATCACAATAATTGCCTTTTGACCGTTAAAACTGCCATCACCCCGTTTGATAGCTGCACCAATTTGGACATCAGCTACATCGGATATTTTTACAGGTGTACCGTTGTGGGCAATAATTACTGACTGCTGTAACTCTTCAATAGACTCAATCCGTCCAATACCTCGAATTAATTTTTCTCTATCGGATGTAATTAAATAACCACCCGGTGCATTAACATTGGCAGCAGATACAGCCTCTTGCACATTTTCTAAAGTGACATTAAAAGCTTGTAACTTATCTGGGTCAATTAATACTTGATATTGGCGAGTATCGCCGCCATAGGCTACAACCTGACTAACACCTGGAACAGCTAAAAGGCGATTTGTTACTTGCCAATCTACAAGGCGGCGCACTTCCATCAAAGGAGTATTTTCAGAAGTGAAGGCGTATTGCAGTACAGTACCTATGGGGGAACTGGTGGGGGAAATTTGCGGAGTTTCCACTCTTTCAGGAAGCTTACTAGAACTTTGTTGTAATCGCTCTGTTACCAATTGGCGAGCTTGATAGATATCGCTTCCCCAATTAAAAATTACTTTGACAACGGAGACTCCTGACGCACTAGAAGAACGTACTGCTGTTACTCCTGGAGTACCGTTAATTGCGCTTTCAATTGGTAAAGTTACTAAAGATTCAACTTCTTCTGGTGCTAATCCTGGTGCTTCAGTTTGAATTTCAACTTGGGGTGGTGCAAAGCTAGGGAAAACATCCAACGGCATTTGGATAATTGTCCGAAATATCCAAAGTGTTAGGACAATTGTACCCAGGATAACTAACCAACGGCGGGCGATCGCCCATTTAATAATCGCACTCAGCATTATTCTTTCTGAATCTTAATTTCTGAATCTTCACTCGCTGTCCGGTGATTATCAACCCATTCTTCCGATGGATCTACTTGTACAGAACTGGCTAGTTGAAGTTGATTGGTGCGACGGCT contains:
- a CDS encoding Uma2 family endonuclease → MFSSPLVLQIPSSMQMTDEQFFDFCQMNRDLRIERNKFGEISIMPPTGGTTGNRGGNIFGQLWVWSEQDSTGITFDSSTGFKLSTGANRSPDASWIKLERWNSLSPKQQEKFVPICPDFVVELKSPSDNLQTLKEKMEEYMNEPGIQLGWLIDRKQRKVYIYRPGLPEECLDNPASLSGESVLPGFILNMSKIW
- the rppB gene encoding two-component system sensor histidine kinase RppB, whose amino-acid sequence is MNQNKLFNLTRVRLALWYALVMAVILSLCGFGVYKAVSHAHWVALDRELESVAGTIHDSIELKLKQPGRIEAVVKQLLPNICVIGESCIQQQSSSKRHILSAIHQGYYYVRFFDNSGRLIAIAGSHPDELSLVFNKKLWQTLKDSKGNPYHQISFGLHTQDNRDWGYIQVGRSLEDFNSYLDAVKLILVVGLPTTMVVVSIASWWLAGLAMQPIYQSYRQIQQFTADVAHELRTPLAATQATVESALLMPKLDEIEAREILQTINRQNHRLTSLVVDLLLLARLDRQPLPLRHECCLNDIVNDLIEEFAAIAFSAKVTLTSAIRVEQPLNIVGDSEQLYRLVSNLIINAIQYTPQFGKVTVVLDRSENYAVIQVQDTGIGIPHQELTRIFDRFYRVNSDRSRKTGGSGLGLAIAQAIIHSHQGSLNVQSQLGKGSTFTIQLPLDVTPISQFKLLYRRQPKFK
- the rppA gene encoding two-component system response regulator RppA; translation: MRILLVEDEPDLGSAIKRTLNLEKYVVDWVLDGNEAWDYLENQWTQYTLAIIDWMLPGLSGLELCSRLRTRRNPLPVLMLTAKDRMEDKVAGLDAGADDYLVKPFGMAELLARLRALQRRSPQFQSKELTVGNLTLDYSNSMVVSQNHQGDKQVIPLTNKEFQLLEYFMKHPHQIVTTEQIRNQLWEVSAEPVSNVVAAQIRLLRRRLASSGCGNPIETMHGVGYRFNLTDESPRSYSNF
- a CDS encoding peroxiredoxin; its protein translation is MALRLGDTVPNFTQASTHGDIDFYQWAGDSWVVLFSHPADFTPVCTTELGTVAKLKPEFDKRNVKAIALSVDDVESHKGWVGDIEETQSTTLNYPILADADRKVSELYDMIHPNANATVTVRSVFVIDPNKKLRLSFTYPPSTGRNFDEILRVIDSLQLTDNYSVATPADWKDGEDVVIVPSLKDPEVLKEKFPKGYEEIKPYLRMTPQPNK
- a CDS encoding efflux RND transporter permease subunit, whose translation is MLSAIIKWAIARRWLVILGTIVLTLWIFRTIIQMPLDVFPSFAPPQVEIQTEAPGLAPEEVESLVTLPIESAINGTPGVTAVRSSSASGVSVVKVIFNWGSDIYQARQLVTERLQQSSSKLPERVETPQISPTSSPIGTVLQYAFTSENTPLMEVRRLVDWQVTNRLLAVPGVSQVVAYGGDTRQYQVLIDPDKLQAFNVTLENVQEAVSAANVNAPGGYLITSDREKLIRGIGRIESIEELQQSVIIAHNGTPVKISDVADVQIGAAIKRGDGSFNGQKAIIVMINKQPQADTPTVTRAIEQAMSEVKSALPKDINITPTFRQENYIDSSIENVREALIEGSIIVAIILIPFLMNWRNLAVCLTTLPLSLLIGLLLLNWLGQGLNTMTLGGLAVSIGSAVDDAIVDAENVYRNLRENKYSSNPRPVLDVVFHGCQEVRDSLFGGTIITLVVFSPVFALAGVEGSIFIPMGLGYIAAVIGSSITALTVTPALCAILLPYGNLPEKEPWIARFFKKLYHPLLEFSLRHSGIILTLAVASLVAAAVIAPSFGRVFLPEFQEQTLVNTLTLYPGVSLEATNAAGEALQDALKGDSRFPYVQLRSGRAPGDADAAGVNFGHLDIELSKAAMEDRKGTIKKLREEFAKLPGVAPNIGGFISHQMDEVLSGVRSAIAIKIFGSELEELRIIGSQVNEVMKTVNGVVDLQLEPQVPVEQIQIKFNRQAASRYGLTAGKLSKIVETTLNGKVVSQVLEKQQTFDLVVWLKPDARQNLDTIGNLLVDTPNGQKIPLSQVAIINNGTGPNTINRENVSRLIVVSANASGRDLRSIVNEIRDKVNQQVHPPSGYYIQYAGQFEAQERATQNILISSAIAFVVITVIMYLSVKSIPSTIMIMINLPLALVGGVFSVALTDGVISIASLVGFITLFGVATRNGLLLVDNYNTKFGERMPLKEVLIKGSMERLNAILMTAFTSALGLTPLVVDSGPGKEILQPLSIVVLGGLFTSTALTLLVIPALYSQFRKFLVPNNTIFLQKIDVAKN